A genomic segment from Armatimonadota bacterium encodes:
- the rpoA gene encoding DNA-directed RNA polymerase subunit alpha: MAEPFSLPRIESIEQSGTYGKFVVEPLERGFATTLGNALRRVLLSSIPGAAVTAIKVEKVLHEFSTIPGVKEDTTELILNIKELAVRAPGGGRPNEVITLTVDARGPGVVTGADVRCPNDVEIANPEVYLATISEEGATLRMDLYVQRGRGYVAPEKVTLPDSLAKTIGVIPIGAMFSPVRKVNYIVESTRVGFKTDLERLTLEIWTNGTIYPVHALQDSARILRDFMDMFVRMDASASLPLPPENVLLPANVPDVRVEELDFSVRTYNCLKRAGISSVRDLVHRTQSELMSIRNFGKRSLYEVREKLAQLGLTLRGEDLEQVTKELAAAAAEAHKEEKEEDEGKE, translated from the coding sequence ATGGCAGAACCATTTTCCTTGCCGCGCATCGAATCTATCGAGCAGAGCGGCACCTATGGCAAATTTGTCGTGGAACCTCTGGAGAGGGGGTTCGCTACCACGCTGGGCAATGCCCTGCGGCGAGTGCTGCTGTCATCTATTCCGGGAGCAGCAGTCACTGCCATCAAGGTGGAGAAAGTGCTTCATGAGTTCTCCACCATTCCCGGCGTGAAGGAAGACACCACCGAGCTCATTTTGAACATCAAGGAGCTGGCAGTGCGTGCTCCGGGGGGTGGCAGACCCAACGAAGTGATCACCCTGACTGTGGACGCGCGTGGACCGGGCGTGGTGACCGGCGCAGATGTACGTTGCCCCAACGACGTGGAGATTGCTAATCCGGAGGTCTACCTGGCGACCATCAGCGAGGAGGGGGCAACTCTGCGGATGGACCTGTATGTGCAGCGGGGACGAGGCTATGTCGCACCGGAGAAGGTGACCTTGCCCGATTCTCTGGCGAAGACCATCGGAGTGATACCTATCGGTGCGATGTTCTCGCCGGTGCGCAAGGTGAACTATATTGTGGAGTCCACGCGCGTTGGTTTTAAGACCGACCTGGAGCGGCTGACACTGGAGATATGGACGAACGGCACGATCTATCCAGTGCACGCTTTGCAGGATTCCGCACGGATTCTGCGCGACTTCATGGACATGTTCGTGCGCATGGATGCCAGTGCTTCTCTGCCATTGCCGCCAGAGAACGTGTTGCTACCTGCCAACGTGCCGGATGTACGGGTGGAAGAGCTTGATTTCTCGGTGCGTACCTATAACTGCCTGAAACGGGCGGGGATCAGCAGTGTGCGCGACCTGGTGCACCGTACCCAGAGCGAGCTAATGAGCATCCGCAATTTCGGAAAGAGGTCACTGTACGAGGTGCGGGAAAAACTGGCGCAGCTCGGTCTCACCCTGCGAGGTGAGGACCTGGAGCAGGTGACGAAGGAGCTGGCGGCAGCTGCTGCCGAAGCGCACAAAGAGGAGAAAGAGGAAGACGAAGGCAAGGAGTGA
- the rplQ gene encoding 50S ribosomal protein L17 gives MRHLVGHRKLGLPSDQRRALLHGLTQQLFIHEAIRTTDTRAKEVRSIAEKIITLAKRNDLHSRRLARRILKSESLVKRVFDEIAPRYASRNGGYTRIVRLGNRRGDGAMLVLLELIQ, from the coding sequence ATGCGACACCTGGTTGGTCATCGTAAACTGGGACTGCCCAGCGACCAGCGTCGTGCTTTGCTGCACGGGCTGACGCAGCAGTTGTTTATCCATGAAGCCATTCGCACTACCGATACGCGCGCCAAAGAGGTGCGTTCCATCGCCGAGAAAATTATCACGCTCGCGAAGCGGAACGACCTGCACTCGCGGCGGCTGGCTCGGCGCATCTTGAAGTCGGAGAGCCTGGTAAAGCGGGTGTTCGATGAAATCGCTCCGCGTTATGCCAGTCGCAACGGTGGATACACACGCATTGTCCGACTGGGGAACCGTCGAGGCGACGGCGCGATGCTGGTGCTGCTGGAGCTTATCCAGTGA
- the truA gene encoding tRNA pseudouridine synthase A, with the protein MRTIAVVIEYDGTDFAGFQIQRGKRTVQAELCRAVQRITKESVPVIGASRTDAGAHATGQVVHFRTTCRIPVERVPAALNSVLPRDIAARRAWEADESFHARYSARSRVYRYTIWNHPVRSALLERYAYRVSQPLDIEAMQEGARYLIGKHDFAAFASEVGRYRNTMREVYQAHLQARLPLVWLCIEANGFLQGMVRAIMGTLIEVGLGKRAPETIEQLLQSGTRDKAGFHVPAHGLCLVRVNYDKSTLRRNERSGG; encoded by the coding sequence ATGCGTACCATTGCCGTGGTCATCGAATATGATGGCACGGACTTTGCAGGCTTTCAGATACAGCGTGGCAAACGCACCGTGCAGGCAGAGCTCTGCCGAGCGGTGCAGAGGATAACCAAAGAGTCGGTACCTGTTATCGGTGCAAGCCGAACAGACGCCGGTGCACATGCTACCGGACAGGTGGTGCATTTTCGGACGACGTGCCGTATTCCGGTGGAGAGAGTGCCGGCAGCGTTAAACAGCGTGTTGCCCAGAGACATTGCGGCGCGCCGGGCATGGGAAGCGGATGAGAGCTTCCACGCGCGATACAGCGCCCGTTCACGGGTGTATCGCTATACGATATGGAATCACCCGGTGCGTTCTGCCCTGCTGGAGCGGTATGCCTATCGCGTGAGCCAGCCTCTGGATATAGAGGCCATGCAGGAAGGGGCAAGATACCTGATAGGCAAGCATGATTTCGCTGCTTTTGCCTCGGAGGTGGGGCGATATCGCAATACTATGCGAGAGGTGTACCAAGCTCATCTGCAGGCACGCTTGCCGCTGGTTTGGCTGTGCATTGAAGCCAACGGTTTCCTGCAGGGTATGGTGCGCGCCATCATGGGCACGCTGATAGAGGTCGGTCTGGGCAAGCGCGCCCCCGAGACGATAGAGCAGCTGCTGCAAAGCGGCACCAGAGACAAAGCGGGCTTTCATGTACCGGCACACGGATTGTGTCTGGTACGAGTGAATTATGACAAGAGCACTCTTCGGAGAAACGAACGGAGTGGCGGGTAG
- the rplM gene encoding 50S ribosomal protein L13 — translation MKTYSTKPSDIKREWFVVDATDKPLGRLAAEVAKILRGKHKPLFAPHLDTGDFVIVVNASKVKLTGHKDEELIYWHTMWPGGLRSISRGKLIATKPERAIRRAVKGMLPHNKLGAAMIRKLKVYAGPEHPHEAQQPKPLEIQI, via the coding sequence ATGAAAACCTATTCGACGAAGCCATCAGACATCAAACGAGAGTGGTTCGTAGTGGATGCGACGGACAAGCCGCTGGGGCGTCTGGCGGCGGAGGTGGCGAAGATTCTGCGCGGTAAGCATAAGCCTCTCTTCGCCCCACATCTGGACACAGGCGACTTCGTGATAGTCGTCAATGCCAGCAAGGTGAAGTTGACCGGTCACAAGGATGAGGAGCTCATCTACTGGCATACGATGTGGCCCGGCGGACTGAGGTCTATATCGCGGGGCAAGCTGATCGCCACGAAGCCGGAACGGGCGATCCGCCGCGCAGTGAAAGGGATGCTGCCCCACAACAAACTCGGTGCGGCGATGATTCGCAAGCTGAAGGTGTACGCCGGTCCGGAGCATCCCCACGAGGCACAACAGCCGAAGCCACTGGAGATTCAGATTTAG
- a CDS encoding 30S ribosomal protein S9: MAEEQVRYYATGRRKTAVARVWLMPGTGNITINGKPAREYLGRFTLEAMVNQPFAVTNTEGQFDVIAYCKGGGISGHAGAVRMGIARALIQAKPELRPTLRQLGIVTRDPRVKERKKYGRKRARRAFQYVKR, from the coding sequence ATGGCAGAAGAGCAGGTACGCTATTATGCAACCGGTCGCCGCAAAACGGCGGTCGCGCGGGTCTGGCTGATGCCGGGCACGGGCAACATCACCATCAACGGCAAGCCCGCGCGCGAGTATCTGGGCAGGTTCACTCTGGAGGCGATGGTCAATCAGCCCTTCGCCGTTACCAACACCGAAGGACAGTTCGATGTCATCGCCTACTGCAAGGGAGGCGGTATCAGTGGACACGCTGGCGCGGTGCGGATGGGCATTGCCCGTGCGCTGATACAGGCGAAGCCGGAACTGCGTCCTACCCTGCGCCAGCTGGGTATTGTGACACGTGACCCGCGCGTCAAGGAGCGCAAGAAGTACGGACGCAAACGTGCACGCCGTGCCTTCCAGTACGTCAAGCGTTAA
- the kbl gene encoding 8-amino-7-oxononanoate synthase 1, whose product MNQTLQSWLQEQLEELKRQHLYKVPPILQSAPGGRVLLNGKEVVNMSSNNYLGLCTHPRMKQAAMEAIEKWGVGAGAVRWIGGTMSLHEELEQKLAQFKKTEAVLVFQSGFAANSGTIPAVMQEGDVIISDELNHASIIDGVRLSGAAYKKSEGYVYRHKDMNHLEEILKRCGHFKKRMIITDGVFSMDGDIAPLPDIVALAEKYDALVMVDDAHASGVLGEHGSGTTSHFGLYGRVDIQLGTLSKAFGVIGGYIAGSRLLKEWLINRGRPYLFSTAHPPAVVAALIAAVDILMTDPEPMKRLWDNTRYWKENLQKLGFDTMGSETPITPIYIGEEEKAQKMQQRLFEEGVFALGIVYPTVPRGKARIRTMPSAVHTRKDLDDALEAFAKVGKEMGLI is encoded by the coding sequence ATGAACCAGACCCTGCAGAGCTGGCTACAGGAGCAGCTGGAGGAACTAAAACGCCAGCATCTCTACAAGGTTCCGCCCATCCTGCAGAGCGCGCCCGGAGGACGGGTGTTGCTCAACGGCAAAGAGGTCGTGAACATGTCCTCCAACAACTATCTGGGCTTGTGCACCCATCCGCGCATGAAACAAGCGGCTATGGAGGCGATAGAGAAGTGGGGTGTGGGTGCAGGCGCGGTGCGCTGGATTGGCGGAACCATGAGCCTTCATGAGGAGCTGGAGCAGAAGCTGGCACAGTTCAAGAAGACGGAAGCGGTGCTGGTATTTCAATCGGGGTTTGCAGCGAACTCGGGCACCATCCCCGCGGTGATGCAGGAAGGGGACGTGATTATCTCCGACGAGCTGAACCATGCCAGCATCATTGATGGCGTTCGTCTGAGCGGTGCGGCATACAAGAAGAGTGAAGGCTATGTGTACCGCCACAAGGATATGAACCATCTGGAAGAGATTCTCAAGCGGTGCGGGCACTTCAAAAAGCGCATGATTATCACCGACGGCGTGTTCAGCATGGATGGCGACATTGCGCCCCTGCCCGACATCGTGGCGCTGGCGGAGAAGTACGACGCACTGGTGATGGTGGACGACGCCCACGCCAGCGGTGTGCTGGGCGAACACGGTTCGGGAACCACCTCACACTTTGGGCTGTACGGGCGCGTGGACATCCAGCTGGGTACGCTCTCCAAAGCGTTTGGCGTCATCGGGGGATACATTGCCGGATCGCGCCTGCTCAAGGAGTGGCTGATCAACCGCGGACGCCCCTATCTGTTCAGCACCGCCCACCCGCCGGCGGTAGTTGCTGCGCTGATTGCGGCGGTGGACATCCTGATGACCGACCCCGAACCGATGAAGCGGCTGTGGGACAACACCCGCTACTGGAAGGAGAACCTGCAGAAACTGGGGTTCGACACGATGGGTAGTGAGACGCCTATCACCCCCATCTACATCGGCGAAGAGGAGAAGGCACAGAAGATGCAGCAGCGGTTGTTTGAGGAGGGGGTGTTCGCACTCGGTATTGTGTACCCCACCGTGCCGAGAGGTAAGGCACGCATCCGCACGATGCCCTCTGCGGTGCATACCCGCAAGGACCTGGACGATGCACTGGAAGCTTTCGCCAAAGTGGGCAAGGAGATGGGGCTGATATAG
- a CDS encoding PadR family transcriptional regulator: MRRGFCRGHHGEGEPCRCRPERLSRLIEPVVLLVLKRYPGTHGYEITRHVREYALAGGSLEPGAVYRVLRHLESIGALRSEWVLAEAGAARRSYVLTEEGEALLEDWLEVIRQWCNEMNQFVQTYNAIKEGKQ; the protein is encoded by the coding sequence ATGCGGAGAGGTTTCTGCAGAGGACATCATGGGGAAGGCGAACCCTGTCGTTGTCGCCCCGAGAGACTGTCACGCCTGATAGAGCCTGTGGTGCTGCTGGTACTGAAACGGTATCCGGGCACACACGGCTATGAAATCACCCGTCACGTGCGCGAGTATGCTCTGGCAGGTGGGTCTCTGGAGCCCGGCGCGGTGTATCGGGTGTTGCGTCATCTGGAATCCATAGGGGCATTGCGCTCCGAATGGGTACTGGCAGAGGCTGGAGCTGCCAGAAGAAGTTACGTTCTGACCGAAGAGGGCGAAGCTCTGCTAGAAGACTGGCTAGAGGTTATTCGCCAGTGGTGTAACGAGATGAACCAGTTCGTTCAAACCTATAACGCTATAAAGGAGGGAAAGCAATGA
- a CDS encoding L-glutamate gamma-semialdehyde dehydrogenase, whose amino-acid sequence MLPPFRNEPVVNFSEEVHRQRMLEALHQVESELGREYPLIIGCDRITTSDTFNSVNPARPSQVIGRFAKATPELADRAIRVAHDTFRTWSRVPYEERARYLLKAAAIMRRRIYEMAAWMVYEVSKSWVEAYADVAEAIDFMEFYAREMMRLGPPQPVVDYPGEENELRYIPLGVGAVIPPWNFPLAILTGMTTAAVVTGNTVVLKPASAAPTIAAKFMEIMQQASLPAGVINFLPGPGSSVGDALVTHPLTRFIAFTGSKEVGLRIHELAAKPQPGQIWLKRTILEMGGKDCILIDEDADLESAVEGVNWSAFGFQGQKCSACSRLVIHQAVYDRFLEMVVQRAKQNTVGDPVDGNNFMGAVIDEAALRKITGYIETGKTEGKLVLGGERLPGEGYFLPPTIFADVDPNARIAQEEIFGPVLAVIKARDFDHALQIANGTEYGLTGGVYSNNRRHLERARHEFHVGNLYFNRKITGALVGVQPFGGFNMSGTDSKAGGSDYLLLFLQAKSISERW is encoded by the coding sequence ATGTTACCCCCATTCCGAAACGAACCTGTGGTGAACTTCAGCGAGGAGGTTCACCGCCAGCGAATGCTGGAAGCATTGCATCAAGTGGAAAGCGAACTGGGCAGAGAGTATCCCCTCATCATCGGTTGCGATAGGATCACCACCTCCGACACTTTCAACTCCGTTAACCCCGCTCGTCCCTCACAGGTCATCGGACGTTTCGCCAAAGCGACCCCGGAGCTGGCGGACAGGGCGATTCGCGTCGCACACGATACTTTCCGCACATGGAGCCGCGTGCCCTACGAGGAACGTGCTCGCTATTTGCTGAAGGCGGCTGCCATCATGCGCCGACGCATCTACGAGATGGCAGCGTGGATGGTGTACGAGGTGAGCAAATCGTGGGTGGAGGCGTACGCCGATGTGGCGGAAGCAATAGACTTCATGGAGTTCTACGCCCGTGAGATGATGCGGCTGGGACCTCCTCAGCCAGTGGTAGATTATCCCGGCGAGGAGAACGAACTGCGCTACATCCCACTGGGTGTGGGAGCGGTCATCCCACCTTGGAACTTCCCCCTGGCGATACTGACGGGCATGACCACTGCTGCTGTGGTGACGGGCAACACGGTGGTACTGAAACCTGCTTCCGCCGCGCCCACCATCGCCGCCAAGTTCATGGAAATTATGCAGCAAGCTAGCCTGCCTGCAGGGGTGATCAACTTCCTGCCTGGACCGGGAAGCAGTGTGGGCGATGCCCTCGTTACCCATCCCCTCACCCGCTTCATCGCCTTCACCGGCTCTAAAGAGGTGGGCTTGCGCATTCACGAGCTGGCGGCGAAACCGCAGCCGGGGCAAATCTGGCTGAAGCGTACCATCCTGGAAATGGGGGGTAAGGACTGCATTCTCATCGACGAGGATGCCGACCTCGAATCGGCAGTAGAAGGGGTGAACTGGTCCGCCTTCGGTTTTCAGGGGCAGAAGTGCTCCGCCTGCTCGCGTCTGGTGATCCATCAGGCGGTGTACGACCGCTTCCTGGAGATGGTCGTACAGCGTGCAAAGCAGAACACCGTCGGCGACCCGGTGGACGGAAATAACTTCATGGGCGCAGTCATCGACGAAGCCGCCTTGCGCAAGATTACGGGCTACATCGAGACGGGCAAAACGGAAGGCAAACTGGTTCTGGGCGGCGAGAGACTACCGGGTGAGGGCTACTTCTTGCCTCCCACCATCTTCGCGGACGTAGACCCCAACGCCCGCATCGCACAGGAGGAGATATTCGGACCGGTGCTGGCGGTCATCAAGGCACGAGACTTCGACCATGCGCTGCAAATCGCCAACGGCACAGAGTACGGCTTAACGGGTGGCGTCTACTCCAACAACCGCCGCCACCTGGAACGTGCCCGCCATGAGTTCCACGTGGGCAATCTGTACTTCAACCGCAAGATTACCGGTGCGCTGGTGGGCGTGCAACCCTTCGGCGGTTTCAACATGTCCGGCACCGACTCGAAGGCAGGCGGCAGCGACTACCTGCTGCTTTTCCTGCAGGCGAAATCCATCAGCGAACGGTGGTAG
- a CDS encoding gluconolactonase, which translates to MAQVAPELTKLAEGFQFCEGPAYERSTGYLYVVNCQSDNIHRVYPDGRVEVFAKAPGSGNGSTFAKDGTLWVCDYKRQAIVRFDRNGKAEIMAEECDGKPFLGPNDLCFDSRGNLYFTDPAGSWDKPIGAVYRRNADGKVQRLAEGLQFPNGIALSRDEKWLYVAESPRNRILRWQIRPDGTLGGMEVFIQLPPPGGPDGMRFDTRGNLWIAQFGAGKILVLSPDGKVWRSYPAGGKNPTNVEFGGKDNRTLFITETETNAVYTLRAPYPGLKRW; encoded by the coding sequence ATGGCGCAAGTAGCACCGGAATTGACCAAACTGGCAGAGGGTTTCCAGTTCTGCGAGGGACCCGCGTACGAGCGCAGTACGGGTTATCTGTACGTCGTCAACTGCCAGAGCGACAACATCCATCGGGTGTACCCCGATGGCAGAGTGGAGGTCTTCGCGAAGGCGCCCGGCAGCGGCAACGGATCCACCTTTGCCAAAGACGGCACGCTGTGGGTGTGCGACTATAAACGTCAGGCGATCGTGCGCTTTGACCGCAACGGCAAAGCGGAGATCATGGCAGAAGAGTGTGACGGTAAACCCTTCCTGGGTCCGAACGACCTGTGCTTCGACTCGAGGGGCAATCTGTATTTCACCGACCCGGCAGGTTCCTGGGACAAGCCGATTGGCGCAGTGTATCGGCGCAACGCGGATGGCAAAGTACAGCGGCTGGCGGAAGGGTTGCAGTTCCCCAACGGCATCGCGCTGAGCCGGGATGAGAAGTGGCTGTATGTGGCGGAATCGCCACGCAACCGCATCCTGCGCTGGCAGATACGTCCTGACGGCACGCTGGGCGGGATGGAAGTGTTCATCCAGCTGCCACCGCCCGGCGGACCGGACGGTATGCGCTTCGACACGCGCGGTAACCTGTGGATTGCGCAGTTTGGGGCAGGAAAGATACTGGTGCTCAGCCCGGACGGCAAAGTATGGCGCAGCTACCCCGCCGGGGGCAAAAACCCCACCAACGTGGAGTTTGGCGGCAAGGACAACCGCACGCTGTTTATCACCGAGACGGAGACCAACGCGGTGTATACGCTCAGGGCGCCGTATCCGGGACTGAAGAGGTGGTAG
- a CDS encoding helicase, which yields MRLAEYLQMFLQNEEVRKRVVHVHLLEATAGRTGTISRPLPEALERALRAQGVGVLYSHQAMALEAARRGENVVVVSGTASGKTLCYNLPVLEGVLTNPYTTAFYLFPTKALARDQLEKLNDLGLFPQVRFGVYDGDTPQYERASIRRGAHIVLTNPDMLHVGILPNHSSWASFLRKLRYVVVDEMHAYRGVFGSHVALVLRRLRRLAEFYGAKPQFILTSATVGNPQETAETLTGLPCTLIQEDGAPRPQRYFVLWNPPIIGENFERLSTNVESAAIMTALAETGWSTLVFAKARVTTELILRYAHELAERRAPDLKQRLMSYRAGYTPEQRREIERRLFSGELLGVVSTNALELGIDVGGLDVVVMAGYPGSITSTWQQAGRAGRRDREAVIILVAQNDPLDQYLMRHPEYLFGQPVEKVRLNPTNHPVLKAHLCCAAHEKPLEPEDYTLFGDAESCMDAIAELMGEGKLGAREGRWYYFGGGYPAADISIRTASGESVIIRESTSGMELGRVEMERAYRTVHPGAIYLHQGESYFIESLDDVQRVAIATPVWADYYTEPLVRVELQVLRTRATRQMGAIEAGFGEVRVSEQVIGFRRKHLRSGEVIDMEPLSMPELSYDTEGAWLAFDILQWSRLQAGRYPRRGGDVLDILALLARDMDRTTLSRSADWVMAMHGAEHALQAVVPLTCGCERMDVGSSFAWLYPAFGRSAIFLYDTSPGGTGISRGAYEEMESLLRMATALVSECSCVEGCPSCLHSPQCPVRNDGLDKRWTMHLLQWLQGHLDSR from the coding sequence ATGCGCCTCGCCGAGTACTTACAGATGTTCCTGCAGAACGAGGAGGTGCGCAAGCGGGTAGTGCACGTGCACCTGCTCGAAGCCACGGCTGGGCGCACGGGTACGATTAGCCGTCCGCTGCCGGAGGCGCTGGAACGTGCGCTGCGGGCGCAGGGTGTCGGTGTGCTTTACAGCCATCAGGCGATGGCTTTGGAGGCGGCGCGTCGTGGCGAGAACGTGGTGGTGGTCAGCGGAACCGCCTCCGGCAAGACGCTATGCTACAACCTGCCCGTGCTGGAAGGTGTGTTGACCAATCCGTACACAACCGCCTTCTATCTTTTCCCCACCAAGGCACTGGCGCGTGACCAGCTGGAGAAGCTGAACGACCTGGGGCTGTTCCCGCAGGTGCGCTTCGGCGTGTACGACGGCGACACCCCCCAGTACGAGCGGGCATCTATCCGGCGGGGAGCACATATCGTCTTGACCAATCCCGACATGCTACATGTGGGCATCCTGCCCAACCATTCCTCGTGGGCGAGCTTCCTGCGCAAGCTACGCTACGTGGTAGTGGATGAAATGCACGCCTATCGCGGTGTGTTTGGCTCGCATGTGGCGCTGGTGTTGCGTCGGTTGCGCCGGCTGGCGGAGTTTTACGGAGCAAAACCTCAGTTCATCCTCACCTCCGCCACGGTGGGCAACCCGCAGGAAACGGCGGAAACGCTGACCGGTTTGCCCTGCACGCTCATTCAGGAGGACGGTGCCCCTCGTCCGCAACGTTATTTCGTATTGTGGAATCCGCCCATCATCGGGGAGAACTTCGAGCGACTGAGCACCAACGTGGAGAGCGCCGCCATCATGACCGCGCTGGCGGAGACAGGCTGGAGCACGCTGGTTTTCGCGAAGGCGCGCGTGACCACCGAGCTGATACTGCGTTATGCCCACGAACTGGCGGAACGGCGCGCCCCCGACTTAAAGCAGCGACTGATGTCCTATCGGGCGGGGTATACCCCGGAGCAACGGCGCGAGATTGAACGCAGGCTTTTCAGCGGCGAACTGCTGGGTGTGGTCAGCACCAATGCGCTGGAATTGGGCATCGATGTGGGCGGGCTGGACGTGGTGGTGATGGCAGGCTACCCCGGCAGTATTACCAGCACGTGGCAGCAAGCAGGCAGGGCGGGGCGGCGCGATAGAGAAGCGGTCATTATCCTGGTGGCGCAAAACGACCCGCTGGACCAGTATCTGATGCGCCACCCGGAATACCTCTTCGGACAGCCCGTAGAGAAAGTGCGACTGAATCCCACCAATCATCCTGTTCTCAAGGCGCACCTCTGCTGTGCTGCACATGAGAAGCCTCTGGAGCCTGAGGACTATACCCTCTTTGGTGACGCAGAGAGCTGCATGGATGCGATTGCCGAACTGATGGGCGAAGGCAAACTGGGCGCACGAGAGGGGCGATGGTACTATTTCGGCGGAGGATACCCCGCTGCCGACATATCCATTCGCACGGCGTCGGGCGAATCGGTGATTATCCGCGAGAGTACCAGCGGCATGGAGCTGGGCAGGGTGGAGATGGAGCGTGCCTACCGTACGGTGCATCCCGGAGCCATCTATCTGCATCAGGGGGAGAGCTATTTTATCGAAAGTCTGGACGATGTTCAGCGAGTGGCGATAGCTACTCCTGTCTGGGCGGATTACTACACCGAGCCGCTGGTGCGTGTGGAACTGCAGGTGCTGCGCACTCGTGCTACCCGGCAGATGGGCGCGATAGAAGCCGGGTTCGGGGAGGTACGGGTGAGCGAGCAGGTGATTGGGTTCCGTCGCAAACATCTGCGCAGTGGCGAAGTAATCGATATGGAACCACTGTCAATGCCAGAGCTGTCTTACGATACCGAAGGTGCGTGGCTGGCGTTCGACATCCTGCAGTGGAGCCGGTTGCAAGCAGGGAGGTATCCGCGTCGCGGGGGAGACGTGCTGGACATCCTTGCCCTGCTGGCTCGTGATATGGATAGAACGACCCTGAGCCGTTCCGCCGACTGGGTGATGGCGATGCACGGCGCAGAGCACGCTTTGCAGGCGGTGGTGCCGCTTACCTGTGGCTGCGAGCGCATGGACGTGGGTAGCTCCTTTGCCTGGCTGTACCCTGCTTTCGGGCGTAGCGCGATCTTCCTGTATGACACCAGCCCGGGCGGCACAGGTATCAGCCGGGGTGCGTATGAGGAGATGGAGAGTCTCCTGCGGATGGCAACGGCATTAGTGAGCGAGTGTTCCTGTGTAGAAGGCTGTCCCAGCTGCCTGCACTCGCCACAGTGCCCTGTGCGCAACGACGGGCTGGACAAACGGTGGACGATGCATCTGCTGCAGTGGCTGCAGGGGCATCTGGATTCGCGATGA
- a CDS encoding glycosidase, translating to MDGTMNAVRRNNGHHQELLHRYPGNPILTAADWPYPINTVFNAGATRLPDGTTLLLCRVEDRRGISHFCAARSRNGVDGWEIDKQPTLLPDPDNHPEEIWGIEDARIVYVPELGKYAVTYTSYSRGGPGVSLALTEDFRHFERFGVIMPPEDKDAALLPRRIGGYWALIHRPITLQGAHIWVSYSPDLRHWGSHKMILQARRGAWWDANKIGLSPPVIETPEGWLMLYHGVRQTASGSLYRLGLALFDLNTPERCILRSDEWMFGPEEPYEREGDVANVVFPCGYTIEEDGDTINLYYGGADTCIALATGSIREMLEWLKEHGHPGDYGI from the coding sequence ATGGATGGAACCATGAACGCAGTAAGGCGCAACAACGGTCATCACCAGGAGCTGCTACATCGCTATCCGGGCAATCCGATACTCACTGCCGCCGACTGGCCCTATCCTATCAATACCGTCTTCAACGCGGGAGCGACCAGGCTACCCGACGGTACGACGCTGCTGTTATGTCGGGTGGAAGACAGGCGTGGCATTTCGCACTTTTGCGCGGCTCGCTCGCGCAACGGCGTGGATGGCTGGGAGATTGATAAGCAGCCGACATTGCTACCTGACCCCGATAATCACCCGGAGGAAATCTGGGGCATCGAGGATGCCCGCATCGTGTACGTGCCGGAGCTGGGCAAGTATGCGGTCACCTACACCTCGTACTCACGCGGAGGTCCGGGCGTATCGCTCGCGCTCACGGAAGACTTTCGTCACTTTGAACGCTTTGGCGTCATCATGCCCCCTGAAGACAAGGATGCTGCGCTGCTGCCTCGACGTATCGGCGGATACTGGGCGTTGATTCATCGTCCGATTACCCTGCAGGGGGCGCATATCTGGGTTTCCTATTCGCCCGACCTGCGCCACTGGGGCAGCCATAAGATGATACTTCAGGCGCGGCGCGGGGCGTGGTGGGATGCCAACAAGATAGGGCTTTCCCCGCCCGTCATCGAGACCCCCGAGGGCTGGTTGATGCTGTACCATGGCGTGCGTCAGACCGCCAGTGGTAGCCTGTACCGGCTGGGACTCGCGCTGTTCGACCTGAACACTCCGGAGAGATGCATCCTGCGCAGCGATGAGTGGATGTTCGGTCCCGAAGAGCCTTATGAGCGCGAAGGCGATGTCGCCAACGTGGTGTTCCCTTGCGGGTACACTATCGAAGAGGATGGAGACACGATCAACCTGTACTATGGCGGCGCGGATACCTGCATCGCGCTGGCAACGGGCAGCATCCGTGAGATGCTGGAGTGGCTGAAAGAACATGGGCACCCCGGTGACTATGGCATATAA